A single region of the Phaenicophaeus curvirostris isolate KB17595 chromosome 4, BPBGC_Pcur_1.0, whole genome shotgun sequence genome encodes:
- the LOC138720446 gene encoding putative N-acetyltransferase 8B: protein MASYRIRRYRDEDYAAVRSLFAQGILEHAPAGYRHVVRSARAQLGLLALFAAVRAAAGSWLLGLAAAALALVAAWPLVRSFSTAYVRQALSTDLRDIDASYLRAPDAAFWVAEAGGAVVGMVAAAEPHDPAERGTALELKRMSVSRDFRGRGVARALCGEVLSFARARGYGAVVLSTSMVQVAAQRLYESLGFRKVGAFSPSPLGALLSFHIYHYRCELPARDATPPR from the coding sequence ATGGCGTCGTACCGCATCCGGCGTTACCGCGACGAGGACTACGCGGCCGTGCGCTCGCTCTTCGCGCAGGGCATCCTGGAGCACGCTCCGGCCGGCTACCGGCACGTGGTGCGCTCGGCGCGGGcgcagctggggctgctggcgCTCTTCGCCGCGGTGCGGGCGGCCGCGGGCTcctggctgctggggctggcggcggcggcgctggcgCTGGTGGCGGCGTGGCCGCTGGTGCGATCCTTCAGCACGGCCTACGTGCGCCAGGCGCTCAGCACCGACCTGCGCGACATCGACGCCAGCTACCTGCGGGCGCCCGACGCCGCCTTCTGGGTGGCGGAGGCCGGCGGCGCCGTGGTGGGCATGGTGGCGGCGGCCGAGCCGCACGACCCGGCCGAGCGAGGGACGGCGCTGGAGCTGAAGCGCATGTCGGTCAGCAGGGACTTCCGTGGCCGCGGCGTGGCCCGGGCGCTGTGCGGCGAGGTGCTGAGCTTCGCCCGGGCGCGGGGCTACGGCGCCGTCGTGCTCTCCACCTCCATGGTGCAGGTGGCGGCGCAGCGGCTCTACGAGAGCCTGGGCTTCCGCAAGGTGGGCGCCTTCAGCCCCTCGCCGCTCGGCgccctcctctccttccacaTCTACCACTACCGCTGCGAGCTGCCCGCCCGCGACGCCACGCCGCCCCGCTAG
- the LOC138719644 gene encoding probable N-acetyltransferase camello, translating to MVEFRIRPYRPEDGEAVREVFATGMSEYAPALSLHALRQPWALLLLGCTFCLLLASARSLLLPVLAVTLLLALARHLVGCAWSAYIDRCLADDLRDVAAAYAESDGAGFWVAEADERVVGTAGVRPAEADGELMLKRMVVRKDYRGLGVGTALCRTALAFARRQGCRAVVLNTLMVQHEARAFYERLGFRRHHRYVLPTVYGHLANCTVTVYRRDLP from the coding sequence ATGGTGGAATTCCGGATCCGTCCGTACCGTCCGGAGGACGGCGAGGCGGTGCGCGAGGTGTTCGCCACGGGCATGAGCGAGTACGCGCCGGCGCTGAGCCTGCACGCGCTGCGGCAGCCCtgggcgctgctgctgctgggctgcacCTTCTGCCTGCTCCTGGCCAGCGCCCGCTCGCTGCTGCTGCCCGTCCTGGCCGTCACGCTGCTCCTGGCGCTGGCCCGGCACCTCGTGGGCTGCGCCTGGAGCGCCTACATCGACCGCTGCCTCGCCGACGACCTGCGGGACGTGGCGGCCGCCTACGCCGAGAGCGACGGCGCCGGCTTCTGGGTGGCCGAGGCGGACGAGCGGGTGGTGGGCACGGCGGGCGTGCGGCCGGCCGAGGCTGACGGCGAGTTGATGCTCAAGAGGATGGTGGTGAGGAAGGATTACCGGGGTCTCGGCGTCGGCACGGCGCTGTGCCGCACGGCGCTGGCCTTCGCGCGCCGCCAGGGCTGCCGCGCCGTGGTGCTCAACACGCTGATGGTGCAGCACGAGGCTCGCGCCTTCTACGAGCGCCTCGGGTTCCGCCGGCACCACCGCTACGTCTTGCCCACCGTCTACGGCCACTTGGCCAACTGCACCGTCACCGTCTACCGCCGCGACCTGCCCTGA